A region of Prochlorococcus marinus subsp. pastoris str. CCMP1986 DNA encodes the following proteins:
- a CDS encoding DUF1830 domain-containing protein: MVEFSYKNEGSRMVVLRCIGPSNFFLERVLFPTDILSFTAPNDSRVEIWGNELYGPKLEERIRISSENEDATLVA; this comes from the coding sequence ATGGTTGAGTTTTCTTATAAAAATGAAGGCTCCAGAATGGTCGTTTTGAGATGTATAGGTCCTTCTAACTTTTTTTTAGAAAGAGTGCTATTTCCGACGGATATTTTATCTTTTACGGCTCCTAACGATTCTAGAGTTGAAATTTGGGGTAATGAATTATATGGTCCTAAACTAGAAGAAAGGATAAGAATTTCTTCTGAAAATGAAGATGCAACTCTAGTTGCCTAA
- a CDS encoding kinase, with protein sequence MNDLNIEFPLDDFEELISQIGWSSLDEWFIFWNLKKEMLSINNFWDDNVKDDWIWGLALPLLSQAYKLNKKSPDRKIIGISALPGTGKTTLGKWLESISLKLKFKLSVISIDDFYLPSEEMEFAIKNNPWNVSRGFPGSHSIDLMKEKLLKWKTDGQLNVPVFDKSLRKGLGDRAHWREESPDLLIIEGWFLGVKPLSIDLDNSEKFSPPLSVFESSYRNKIQNNLDQYLDIWNMIDQIWHLKPLKFEYLNEWKSNQEKSMHFKSGSSLKGDNLSNFLRMLNVSIPHKSFDDINSDVLLMINQERKLVRVGLNQQISK encoded by the coding sequence ATGAATGATTTAAATATTGAATTTCCATTGGATGATTTTGAAGAATTAATTTCTCAAATTGGCTGGAGTTCTTTGGATGAATGGTTTATTTTTTGGAATCTTAAGAAAGAGATGCTTTCAATTAATAATTTTTGGGATGATAATGTAAAAGATGATTGGATTTGGGGATTGGCTTTACCCCTTTTATCTCAAGCATATAAATTGAATAAAAAATCTCCCGATAGAAAAATTATTGGAATATCCGCTTTACCTGGTACAGGGAAAACTACTTTAGGTAAATGGTTGGAAAGTATATCTTTAAAATTAAAATTTAAGTTATCTGTTATTTCTATTGATGATTTTTATCTACCTTCTGAAGAAATGGAATTTGCTATTAAAAATAATCCATGGAATGTATCCCGAGGTTTTCCTGGCAGTCACTCGATTGATTTAATGAAAGAGAAATTACTTAAATGGAAAACTGATGGGCAATTAAATGTACCTGTTTTTGATAAATCATTAAGAAAAGGTCTTGGTGATAGAGCTCATTGGAGGGAAGAATCTCCTGATTTGCTGATAATTGAAGGATGGTTTTTAGGTGTAAAACCTTTATCTATAGATTTGGATAATTCTGAAAAATTTTCACCTCCATTAAGTGTTTTTGAATCTTCTTACAGAAATAAAATACAAAATAATTTAGATCAATATTTAGACATTTGGAATATGATTGATCAAATTTGGCATTTAAAACCTTTGAAATTTGAATATTTGAACGAATGGAAATCTAATCAAGAAAAAAGTATGCACTTTAAAAGTGGAAGTTCTCTTAAAGGTGATAATTTGAGTAATTTTCTTCGAATGTTAAATGTTTCAATACCACATAAAAGTTTTGACGATATCAACTCGGATGTTTTATTGATGATAAATCAAGAAAGAAAGTTAGTTAGGGTAGGATTAAATCAACAAATTTCTAAATAA
- the yedP gene encoding mannosyl-3-phosphoglycerate phosphatase-related protein YedP: MIDFSSLWVVSDVDGTLMDHSYDLTPAKETIKLLQELSIPVILCTSKTAAEVKVIRKELNLTDPYIVENGAAIHGETLKRVNGEIILGEKYEILENILISISNEINYNLQPLNNISDQEATELTGLKGHSLDLMRDRHWSMPFLNPPENKEEEINICCKRFGVEIFRGNRMSHMLSINSNKGKAINALKNYSNNPNIKIIGLGDSPNDLPLLLNSDYKIVIPGPGGPNLKLIEKLNEYSFTLATDPNGYGWKSEINKLINNLVLNKR; this comes from the coding sequence ATGATTGATTTTTCTTCCTTATGGGTCGTTAGTGATGTTGATGGAACATTAATGGATCATTCTTATGATTTAACTCCAGCAAAAGAAACTATAAAATTACTTCAGGAATTATCTATACCAGTAATATTATGTACCAGTAAAACCGCTGCTGAGGTTAAGGTTATTAGAAAGGAACTTAATTTAACTGATCCATATATTGTTGAAAATGGTGCGGCCATACATGGTGAAACATTAAAGAGAGTTAATGGGGAGATTATTCTTGGAGAAAAATACGAAATACTTGAAAATATTTTAATTAGTATTTCTAATGAAATTAATTATAATTTACAACCACTCAATAATATTTCCGACCAAGAGGCAACAGAACTAACTGGATTAAAAGGCCACTCTCTTGATTTAATGAGAGATAGACACTGGAGTATGCCATTCTTAAATCCTCCAGAAAACAAAGAAGAAGAAATTAATATTTGTTGTAAAAGATTTGGTGTAGAAATTTTCAGAGGCAACAGGATGAGCCATATGTTGTCAATTAATTCAAACAAGGGTAAAGCAATAAATGCACTCAAGAACTATTCAAATAATCCAAATATTAAAATTATTGGTCTAGGAGATTCTCCTAATGATTTACCTTTATTATTAAATTCAGATTACAAAATTGTAATTCCTGGTCCTGGGGGACCAAATTTAAAATTAATAGAGAAATTAAACGAATATAGCTTTACCTTAGCGACTGATCCAAATGGTTATGGTTGGAAAAGTGAAATAAATAAGTTAATAAATAATTTAGTATTAAATAAACGATGA
- a CDS encoding sugar phosphorylase, which produces MTQIDSKKKFDRLRLCKLLETIYKEHTTEELNLICNQLLQILDNFSEKSRYEEISEDKKWDESFAVLITYADGVYKKGETTLVTLRELLSKNFGSLSKVVHILPFLKSTSDGGFAVSSHTSLEEKFGSWEDLKSISNKHYLMADLVLNHVSSSHPWVQQFIKCQEPGLSNVFSPSQDLDWKNVIRPRSSSLFSQINTDDGQKQVWTTFGPDQIDLNWLNPKMTIEFLNLIITYLSNGIKWLRLDAVGFIWKEPGTTCLHLSKAHSIVKILRILLNDLLKDGVLITETNVPQKENLSYLLPEDEADMAYNFPLPPLLLEAIISSRADILNAWICDWPELPKTTTLFNFTASHDGVGLRALEGLMNEQRIKDLLINCEKRGGLVSHRRLSNGEDKPYELNISWWSAMEDPGRDSNRYQYERFLLTQLLVMSLKGVPAFYLPALLASENDIKSFSMTGQRRDLNREKFKSEKLAAVFNNPESNANKNLKYLRHAMDVRAKLPQFHPQSHMECLSKNRADIVALKRGIGSKAVFTIHNMTENKINYRFIDYEFNKLIKNDLNMQDYLTSNKYNSNNIELDPFQVIWLGF; this is translated from the coding sequence GTGACGCAAATTGATTCAAAGAAAAAATTTGATAGATTAAGGCTTTGTAAATTGCTAGAAACAATTTATAAGGAGCATACTACTGAAGAGCTTAACTTAATTTGTAATCAATTATTGCAGATTTTAGATAATTTCTCAGAGAAATCTCGTTATGAAGAAATAAGTGAAGATAAAAAGTGGGATGAATCTTTTGCTGTTTTAATAACCTATGCCGATGGGGTTTATAAAAAAGGAGAAACTACACTTGTAACGCTTCGAGAATTACTAAGTAAAAATTTTGGGAGTTTATCAAAAGTAGTTCATATTCTTCCATTTCTTAAATCAACTAGTGATGGTGGTTTTGCTGTGTCAAGTCATACGTCTTTAGAAGAAAAATTTGGTAGTTGGGAGGATTTAAAAAGTATCTCTAATAAACATTATTTAATGGCTGATTTAGTTTTAAATCATGTTTCTTCATCTCATCCATGGGTTCAGCAATTTATTAAATGTCAAGAACCCGGATTATCTAATGTCTTTTCTCCTTCACAAGATCTTGACTGGAAAAATGTTATCAGACCAAGAAGTTCATCTTTATTCTCCCAAATAAATACAGACGATGGACAAAAACAAGTTTGGACAACTTTTGGTCCAGATCAAATTGATTTGAATTGGCTTAATCCCAAAATGACAATAGAGTTTCTTAACTTGATTATTACTTATTTATCAAATGGTATTAAATGGTTAAGACTTGACGCTGTAGGTTTTATTTGGAAGGAGCCTGGTACAACTTGTTTGCATTTATCAAAAGCACATTCAATAGTAAAAATTTTAAGAATACTTTTAAATGACCTTCTTAAGGATGGCGTATTAATTACTGAAACTAATGTTCCACAGAAGGAAAACCTCTCTTATTTATTACCAGAAGATGAGGCGGACATGGCTTATAATTTCCCTCTGCCACCTCTTCTTTTAGAAGCAATAATTAGTTCAAGAGCAGATATTTTAAATGCATGGATTTGTGATTGGCCAGAGTTACCCAAAACTACAACGCTATTTAATTTCACTGCTTCTCATGATGGGGTGGGATTAAGGGCTTTAGAGGGTCTAATGAATGAACAAAGAATTAAAGATTTATTGATTAATTGTGAGAAAAGAGGGGGTCTAGTAAGTCATAGAAGGTTATCGAACGGAGAAGATAAACCTTATGAACTAAATATTAGTTGGTGGAGCGCTATGGAAGATCCTGGTAGGGATTCAAATCGTTATCAATATGAAAGGTTTTTGTTAACTCAATTACTTGTTATGTCACTAAAAGGCGTTCCTGCTTTTTATCTACCAGCATTGCTAGCTTCAGAAAATGATATAAAAAGTTTTTCAATGACAGGTCAAAGAAGAGATTTGAATAGAGAAAAATTTAAGTCAGAGAAACTAGCAGCTGTTTTTAATAATCCTGAATCTAACGCTAATAAAAATCTTAAATACCTCCGACATGCAATGGATGTTAGAGCCAAATTACCCCAATTCCATCCTCAATCGCATATGGAATGTTTATCTAAAAATAGAGCTGATATTGTTGCATTAAAAAGAGGTATTGGTTCAAAAGCTGTTTTCACAATTCATAATATGACCGAAAATAAAATTAATTACAGGTTTATTGATTATGAATTTAATAAATTGATTAAAAATGATTTAAATATGCAGGATTATCTTACATCTAATAAATATAATTCTAATAATATTGAACTTGATCCCTTTCAAGTTATTTGGCTTGGTTTTTGA
- a CDS encoding glycosyl transferase, with protein MDFQQGLITTIHEYGVTKDLLRELNKRLKKRSTAILIPCLYEEFERPALKDIKEVLKNLTGLNELVIALSAKTADQVKSAKSFFDSMPFPVHIQWTNSPSVIELLKNQEKNGLELLGTPGKGWAVWQGIGVATRQSDVVALFDADIRTFTPLYPSRMILPLLDESYGISYVKAFYSRLSLETNQLQGRATRLFVGPLLASLEQLVGNGPFLQYLQSFRYPLAGEFAFTKDLAMNLRIPCDWGLEIGLLSEVYRNVRTSKIAQVDLGLFDHKHKTIGLSSKEGLQKMCTEILSSVLRGLMEHQAQTLTSTQLSTLEVLYKRVGEDRVKQFGLDSAVNKLPYDRHEEELSVQKFAKLLRPATQGYLANPTTQQLPSWSRVLSCEDKLQEDLANAGSKEINTTKKELINNY; from the coding sequence ATGGACTTTCAACAAGGATTAATCACAACAATACATGAATATGGTGTCACTAAGGATCTACTTAGAGAATTAAATAAACGTCTTAAGAAAAGATCTACAGCAATATTAATTCCGTGTCTATATGAAGAATTTGAACGCCCAGCGCTAAAAGACATTAAAGAAGTTTTAAAAAATCTTACCGGATTAAATGAATTAGTTATTGCTCTATCTGCAAAGACTGCAGATCAAGTAAAGTCTGCAAAGTCATTTTTTGATTCAATGCCATTCCCTGTTCATATTCAATGGACAAATTCTCCATCTGTAATTGAACTATTAAAAAATCAAGAAAAAAATGGATTAGAACTTCTTGGAACTCCAGGAAAAGGATGGGCCGTATGGCAAGGAATAGGGGTTGCTACAAGACAATCTGACGTAGTTGCTTTATTTGATGCAGACATAAGAACATTCACCCCTTTATATCCATCAAGAATGATTCTTCCCTTGTTAGATGAATCATATGGAATTTCCTATGTAAAAGCCTTCTACAGTCGATTATCCCTAGAAACAAATCAATTACAAGGAAGAGCAACGAGATTATTTGTAGGTCCTTTATTGGCAAGTTTGGAGCAGTTAGTTGGCAATGGACCATTTTTGCAGTATTTACAATCCTTTAGATATCCTCTAGCTGGTGAATTTGCATTTACAAAAGATTTAGCTATGAATTTAAGAATTCCATGTGATTGGGGATTAGAGATAGGTCTTCTATCAGAGGTTTATAGGAATGTCAGAACTTCAAAAATAGCTCAAGTAGACCTTGGATTATTTGATCATAAACATAAAACTATAGGATTATCTTCCAAGGAAGGTCTTCAAAAGATGTGCACAGAAATTCTATCTAGTGTCTTAAGAGGACTTATGGAACATCAAGCTCAGACTCTAACAAGCACTCAATTATCTACACTTGAAGTTCTTTATAAAAGAGTAGGAGAAGATAGAGTTAAACAATTTGGACTAGATTCTGCAGTTAATAAGCTTCCATATGACAGACATGAAGAGGAATTGTCTGTTCAAAAATTTGCAAAATTATTAAGACCTGCCACTCAAGGTTACTTAGCAAATCCAACAACTCAACAACTTCCTAGTTGGTCAAGAGTTCTTTCATGTGAGGATAAGCTTCAAGAAGATTTAGCAAATGCAGGATCTAAAGAAATAAATACAACTAAAAAAGAATTAATTAATAACTATTAA
- the ureC gene encoding urease subunit alpha, with translation MSYKINRKTYAQTYGPTKGDRVRLADTELIIEVEKDFTTYGDEVKFGGGKVIRDGMGQSQVTREDGAVDTVITNALIVDWWGIVKADVGLKDGKIYEIGKAGNPDIQDNINIIIGSSTEVIAGEGHILTAGSIDTHIHFICPQQIETALASGVTTMLGGGTGPATGTNATTCTPGAFHISRMIQSAEAFPVNLGFFGKGNSSNETNLFEQVNAGACGLKLHEDWGTTPSTINSCLNVADTLDVQVCIHTDTLNEAGFVEDTIAAIAGRTIHTFHTEGAGGGHAPDIIKICGENNVLPSSTNPTRPYTKNTLEEHLDMLMVCHHLDSKIPEDIAFAESRIRRETIAAEDILHDIGAFSIIASDSQAMGRVGEVITRTFQTAHKMKVQRGPLPEDSDRNDNYRVKRYISKVTINPAIAHGINRFVGSIEKGKIADLVLWKPSFFGVKPELVVKGGSIVWSQMGDANASIPTPGPVHGRPMFANYGQSLLKSSFTFLSKNAIELDIPNKLSLQKNCLAVENTRSINKLDLKLNNKLPNITVDPQTYEVFADGVLLSCEPLEEVPMAQKYFLL, from the coding sequence ATGTCCTATAAAATTAATCGAAAAACTTATGCTCAAACATATGGACCTACAAAGGGAGATAGAGTAAGACTTGCAGATACAGAATTAATAATTGAAGTAGAAAAGGATTTTACAACTTATGGAGATGAAGTTAAATTTGGAGGGGGTAAGGTTATCAGAGATGGGATGGGCCAGTCTCAAGTAACCAGAGAGGATGGAGCTGTTGATACAGTAATAACAAATGCCTTAATAGTCGATTGGTGGGGAATAGTAAAAGCTGATGTCGGATTGAAAGATGGAAAAATTTATGAAATTGGTAAAGCTGGAAATCCAGATATACAAGATAATATAAATATTATTATTGGCTCTTCTACTGAAGTAATAGCTGGTGAAGGACATATTCTTACTGCAGGATCTATTGATACACATATACATTTTATTTGTCCTCAACAAATAGAAACTGCATTAGCTTCTGGCGTGACAACTATGTTAGGAGGTGGAACAGGGCCAGCTACCGGAACAAATGCTACCACCTGCACTCCAGGTGCTTTTCATATATCTCGTATGATTCAATCTGCCGAAGCATTTCCTGTTAATTTAGGTTTTTTTGGGAAGGGAAATTCATCTAATGAGACAAATCTTTTTGAACAAGTAAATGCTGGGGCCTGCGGTTTAAAATTACATGAAGACTGGGGTACAACCCCATCAACGATAAATTCATGTCTTAATGTTGCAGATACTCTAGACGTTCAAGTATGTATTCATACTGATACTTTGAATGAAGCAGGGTTTGTTGAAGACACTATAGCTGCCATTGCAGGTAGAACTATTCATACTTTTCATACCGAAGGAGCAGGGGGTGGCCATGCTCCAGATATTATTAAAATTTGTGGAGAAAATAATGTCTTACCAAGTAGTACTAATCCCACGAGGCCTTACACCAAAAATACTCTTGAAGAACATCTTGACATGTTAATGGTTTGTCATCATTTAGATTCAAAAATTCCAGAAGATATTGCATTTGCAGAGTCAAGAATTAGGAGGGAGACAATAGCTGCGGAGGATATTTTGCATGATATTGGAGCTTTTTCAATTATTGCAAGTGATTCACAAGCTATGGGACGAGTTGGAGAAGTAATAACAAGAACTTTTCAAACCGCGCATAAAATGAAAGTGCAAAGAGGTCCTTTACCTGAAGATTCTGATAGAAATGATAACTATAGAGTTAAAAGATATATCTCTAAAGTTACTATTAATCCAGCTATTGCTCATGGAATTAATAGGTTTGTTGGTTCTATAGAAAAGGGTAAAATAGCAGATTTGGTTTTGTGGAAACCTTCATTTTTTGGTGTTAAGCCAGAACTAGTTGTCAAAGGAGGTTCTATAGTTTGGTCTCAGATGGGTGATGCAAATGCTTCAATTCCAACGCCAGGACCTGTTCATGGTAGACCTATGTTTGCGAATTATGGACAATCACTTTTAAAAAGTTCGTTTACTTTTTTGAGTAAAAATGCAATCGAGCTTGATATTCCTAACAAACTTTCTTTACAAAAAAATTGTTTGGCTGTAGAAAACACAAGATCAATTAATAAATTAGATCTAAAATTGAATAATAAATTACCAAATATCACAGTTGATCCACAAACTTATGAAGTATTCGCTGATGGAGTATTACTTTCTTGTGAACCTCTTGAAGAAGTACCGATGGCTCAAAAATATTTTTTACTTTAA
- a CDS encoding urease subunit beta, giving the protein MEYLIPGEIITEDGDIELNSGKNAKTLTVSNTGDRPIQVGSHYHFFETNKALIFTREITLGMRLDIPAGTAIRFEPGDTTEVKLIPYSGYRNAFGFNALINGPLDS; this is encoded by the coding sequence ATGGAATATTTAATACCAGGAGAAATAATTACTGAAGATGGTGATATTGAATTAAATTCTGGTAAAAATGCGAAGACTTTAACTGTTTCTAATACTGGGGATAGACCTATTCAAGTTGGATCTCATTATCATTTTTTCGAAACTAATAAAGCTTTAATTTTTACAAGAGAAATTACGCTTGGTATGCGTCTAGATATTCCTGCAGGAACTGCTATTAGATTTGAACCTGGAGATACTACAGAAGTAAAACTGATACCTTATTCAGGTTATAGAAATGCCTTCGGTTTTAATGCTTTAATTAATGGTCCTTTAGATTCTTAA
- a CDS encoding urease subunit gamma, whose product MHLSPQEKDKLLIFSAAQLAERRLNRGLKLNYPETVAFLSFQVLEGARDGKSVSQLMSEGTTWLSKKQVMDGISEMVDEVQVEAVFPDGTKLVTIHNPIN is encoded by the coding sequence ATGCATCTTTCACCTCAAGAAAAAGATAAATTATTAATTTTTTCAGCTGCACAACTAGCTGAAAGAAGACTTAATAGGGGTCTAAAACTTAATTATCCGGAAACAGTCGCTTTCTTAAGCTTTCAAGTTTTAGAGGGTGCAAGAGATGGCAAAAGTGTTAGTCAATTAATGTCTGAAGGGACAACTTGGCTTAGTAAAAAACAAGTAATGGATGGCATCTCTGAAATGGTCGATGAAGTTCAAGTTGAGGCTGTCTTTCCAGATGGTACTAAATTGGTAACTATTCACAATCCTATTAATTAA
- a CDS encoding urease accessory protein UreD, with amino-acid sequence MAKSSWEGNCFLNFFNNKSSSGKDDKTIFKSKFTSPYKLLKCSYDQEGRCILPILHTAGGLVGGDLLEFEANIGINSKVLLTTSSAQKVYGSVGRSKINPEGTFSSQKTKISILDNSHLEYLPQETIVFANGLYSQEFNIKISDNSSFLFTDLIRLGRSSAGESIESGVFRSKLEIMRNGNLCDDWEFVDQIELTKFSFEAKSGMDFKPVFGSLIWICEKEFPITKISYLKEKIKIIFKENNNYLSLGTLENGLSIRFLGTSSQDARKCFFSIWTQIRTVCGFCKPEYQGVWPLQDL; translated from the coding sequence ATGGCTAAATCTTCTTGGGAAGGTAATTGTTTCTTAAATTTTTTTAATAATAAATCAAGTTCTGGGAAAGACGATAAAACAATCTTTAAATCTAAATTTACATCTCCCTATAAATTACTAAAATGCAGTTATGACCAAGAGGGCAGATGTATTTTACCTATACTTCATACTGCAGGAGGACTTGTCGGTGGGGATTTGCTTGAATTTGAAGCAAATATCGGAATTAATTCGAAAGTTTTACTAACCACCTCTTCAGCTCAGAAAGTATATGGATCAGTTGGTAGATCAAAAATTAATCCTGAAGGGACTTTTTCCTCGCAGAAAACAAAGATAAGTATTCTTGATAATTCTCATTTAGAGTACCTCCCACAAGAAACCATTGTTTTTGCAAACGGATTATATTCTCAGGAATTTAATATAAAGATTTCGGATAACTCTAGTTTTTTATTTACAGATTTAATAAGACTTGGAAGATCTTCTGCAGGCGAATCAATTGAGAGCGGCGTTTTTAGATCAAAATTAGAGATTATGAGGAATGGAAATTTATGTGATGATTGGGAATTTGTAGATCAAATTGAATTAACTAAATTTAGTTTTGAAGCTAAAAGTGGAATGGATTTTAAGCCAGTTTTTGGTTCTTTAATTTGGATATGTGAAAAAGAATTTCCCATAACAAAAATAAGTTACTTAAAAGAAAAAATAAAAATAATTTTTAAAGAAAATAATAATTATTTGTCTTTAGGAACTTTAGAAAATGGATTATCAATAAGATTCTTAGGTACTTCATCACAAGATGCAAGAAAATGTTTTTTTTCTATTTGGACACAAATAAGAACTGTTTGTGGGTTTTGTAAGCCAGAATATCAAGGTGTATGGCCTTTGCAAGATCTTTAA